The sequence below is a genomic window from Pseudomonas cannabina.
CCGATCGGCGATGACGAAGATTCGCACTTGGGTGACTTCATCGAAGACTCGACCATGCAGTCGCCAATCGATGTTGCCACTGTTGAAAGCCTGAAAGAAGCGACACGCGAAGTGCTGTCGGGCCTCACCGCCCGTGAAGCCAAGGTTCTGCGTATGCGTTTCGGCATCGACATGAACACCGACCACACGCTTGAAGAGGTGGGTAAACAGTTCGACGTAACGCGTGAGCGGATTCGTCAGATCGAAGCCAAAGCACTGCGTAAACTGCGTCACCCGACCCGAAGCGAGCACCTGCGCTCGTTCCTCGACGAGTAATCGCATCTGCGAGTCAACAAAACCCCCGGCATGCCGGGGGTTTTGCATTTTTCGGTCCACAGTCATTACAAACCAGACGCAAATCTGATCGATTTCGGACTGCCAGACGTCGGTCGGATTGCAGGCCCGGAGTAATTGACCTACAACTATGTATCACAACAGACACGATACTTTAGGATTAACCCTTGGCCAGTGGCTTGCTGCCAAGGTCCTGTTACATCAGCGATGGTCAGACACGTACCTGAGCCACCTATGCGAGGAGTAACGATCAATATCAGTGACCGGGATGCACTGCGCCTGTCCGAAGGCAAGTTTGCCTCGGTTTTTGCTCAGTGCCCGGACGCGATGATCATCGCCAGTCTTGTCGACGGGCATATCCTGAATGCCAACGAGGCATTCGTGGAGCAGACAGGTATCGCGGTGGATGAAGCCATCGGCAAAACCCCCACTGAACTGGATCTCTGGGCAGTGCCCGGCATGGGGCCAAACATTCTGGTGCAACTGCAAAACGGTGATATCCATAATCTGGAAATACCTTTTCGACGCAAAAACGGTCAGACTTTTTCCGGCCTCATGTCCGCCCAGCCTTTCGACATGGGCGCAACGCCCGCACTACTGGTGATCGTTCGCGACATTACCCAGCTCAAACAAGCCCAGCAGCAATTGCAGCTCTCCGAAGAAAAGTTCGCCAACGCCTTCCATGCCACGCCTGACGGGCTGTCGATCACCCGCCAAAAAGACGGAATGCTGCTGGAGGTCAATGAAGGGTTCTGTCGCATTACCGGCTACAGCGAGCAGCACTGCCTTGAGCACTCAACGTTCGACCTCGGCGTGTGGGCTGACCTGAATGATCGCCACACAATGATTGAACGGCTTAAAAGCCACGGCCAGGTGCGGGATTTCAGAACCCGGCTTCGCGACGCCAGCGGTAATATCCGGATATGCGAAGTGTCATCGCAGCCGCTGGTGATCGCAGGTGAGGACTGCGTGCTGACAATCACGCGGGACATTACCCAGCACCAGCAAATGCAGGAAAAACTGCATCTGGCAGCAACCGTCTTCGAAAGCACCGCCGAAGGGGTGCTGATCACCGACACCGACCAGCGCATCACGGCGGTCAACCGCGCGTTCACTGAAATCACCGGCTACGGCGAGAGCGACGCTATCGGCCTGACGCCTCGCCTGCTCGCCTCAGGTCAGCATGACAGCGCATTCTACGCGTCGATGTGGCACCAACTGACCGCCGAAGGTCACTGGCAGGGCGAGATCAGTAACCGACGCAAGGATGGCGAGCTTTACCCGAGCTGGCTGACCATCAGCGCCGTGCGCAGCAAAGACGGCCTGCTGACGCATTTCGTTGCCGTATTCGCCGATATCTCCAGCCTTAAGCAAGCGCAGGCACGACTCGACTACCAGGCGCATCACGACCCACTCACCGGCCTGCCCAATCGAACCCTGTTCGAGAATCGCCTCCAGTCAGCGCTATTGCACTGCGAAGAGTCCGGCGGCCTTGGCGCAGTGCTGTTCCTTGATCTGGACCGCTTCAAGCACATCAATGACAGCCTCGGTCATCCGGTCGGCGATCTGCTGCTGAAAGGCATCGCTCATCGCCTCAAGGAGAGCCTGCGGGACATCGACACCGTCGCGCGGGTCGGCGGTGACGAGTTCATCGCTTTGCTGCCCGGCCTGCTGCAACCCAGCGACGCCCTGACCATCGCCAACAAACTGCTGGCCTGCTTCAACGCTCCCTTCGAAGCCGGTGAGCACGAACTGTTCATCAGCCCGAGCATCGGCAGTTGCCTGTTCCCTGACGACGGCACCGACGTCGCGACGCTGGTCAAAAACGCCGACGCCGCCATGTATCGGTCCAAAGCCAAGGGCCGCAACCGGGTCGAAAGCTACACCCGCGACCTGACCGTCCAGGCCAGCGAACGCATTGCGCTGGAGCAGGAACTGAGGCGCGCACTGGACCGCAACCAGTTCAGCCTGGCCTATCAGCCCAAGATCTGCCTGTTGACCCAAGCGCTGGTCGGTGCCGAAGCACTGATTCGCTGGAGCCACCCGACCTTCGGCGACGTGCCCCCGGAAAACTTCATCCCGCTGGCCGAAGAGAACGGCATGATCCTGCAAATCGGCGACTGGGTGCTGGAGCAGGCTTGCCGGCAAATGGGCAAATGGCGCAAAACCCGTCAGCCCTTCGGCCCCCTGTCGGTCAACCTCGCAGGCGCCCAGCTGCGCCAGCCAAATCTGGTCGAACACATCGAAACACTGCTCGCCGACAACGGCCTGGTGCCCGGCTGCCTGCAACTGGAAATCACTGAAAACTTCATCATGAGCCAGACGCAGGAAGCACTGGCCGTGCTGCACAAACTTAAGACCCTCGGCGTGCAACTGGCCATCGACGACTTCGGCACCGGCTACTCATCGCTGAGCTACCTCAAACGCCTGCCACTGGACATTCTCAAGATCGACCAATCCTTTGTCCGGGGCCTGCCCGACGACACCCACGACGCCGCCATTGTCCGCGCCATCATCGCACTGGGCCGAAGCCTGCAACTGACCGTGATCGCTGAAGGCGTCGAAACCCGCGAGCAGCAACAATTCCTCGCCAGCGAAGGCTGCGAACAGATGCAAGGCTACCTCACCAGCCTCCCCCTCCCCGCCGAAGAATTCAGCGCGAGGTTTCTTCTTATGAATCTTTCGGACGTTTCGGATAGCACAGCCGTGAAACCACCGTTATAATCCGCGACCTACTGAGGGCCCATAGCTCAGTTGGTTAGAGCAGAGGACTCATAATCCTTTGGTCCACGGTTCGAGTCCGTGTGGGCCCACCACATCCAAAGCCGCGCATTTCGCGGCTTTTTGCAGTCTGCGAGAAAAACAGCTGGACCAGTCCTATGGTCCACAGGTACAAAATCAGTACAGTGCCAAGACAACGGTACGTTTTTGGAGCAGAAATAAAATGGCCACCATCGTCAAAACAGACGCTGGCACTTGGAAAGCCCTGGTGCGGAAAACCGGCTGGCCCGCCAACGCGAAGACCTTTCGCACCAAGCGTGATGCCGAAGACTGGGCCCGTCGCACAGAAGATGAAATGGTCAGAGGCGTGTACATCCAGAGAAGTGGGTCCGAACGCATGACTCTGGCCATGGCATTAAAACGCTACCTGGCAGAGATCAGCCCAACGAAGAAACCGACGACTCAGCGCGCGGAGGCAACCAAGGCCAAACAGCTGATCAGCCATTTGGGGAAGTACTCAATGGCAGCGCTTTCTGCAGAAATCATCGCCAATTACCGAGATTCGCGCCTAGCCTCGATCACGCATCGCGGCAAGCCAACAAGCAACAACACTGTGCGCTTGGAACTTGCCCTTCTGAGCCACCTGTACACCGTGGCAATCCAGGAGTGGGGTTTGGGGTTAAGTTTCAACCCAGTGCTGAACATCCGCAAGCCAAGCCCCGGCCAAGGTAGAGATCGACGCCTTTCTGCCGAAGAGGAACGCCGGTTACTGGCCGCAGTGAATGCGCACAGCAATCCGATGCTTGGCTGGATTGTTCGAATCGCCTTGGAGACCGGCATGCGCTCGTCGGAGATAACATCGTTGCGCCGACATCAAGTCGATCTGAAAAAGCGCGTGGTGCGCCTCTCTGACACTAAGAACGATAGCGCCCGCACTGTGCCGCTGACCCGGCTAGCCACCGACACGTTCCAATTGGCGATGAGCAACCCTATTCGCCCAATCGATTGCGATCTAGTGTTTTTTGGGGAGCCTGGCAAAGACGATAAGCGCAGCGCGTATGCCTTTACCAAGACATGGGGCAAGCTGAAGACCAAGCTAGGAATGCCTGACCTACGCTTTCATGACCTTCGTCATGAAGCAGTCAGCCGGTTGGTAGAGGGTGGCCTTTCTGACCAGGAGGTTTCTGCCATCAGCGGGCATAAGTCGATGCAGATGCTCAAGCGCTACACGCATCTACGAGCAGAGGATCTGGTAGGCAAATTGGATAAGCTGGAGACAAGAAACTCCTAAATTGAGTAATTGCATCGGCTTGGCAACCCGTTCGCATTCGACGCGAGCAGTCATCTGTATTGCCATGACCGACAGAGAACGACCCAAAACCGCCTTCGGGGAGGGCAACTAACGGTAAAAAGCAGATGGTAGAGATCCTCATGACTTCGTAATGTGCTCGCCATCCAAGTCGAATTGCCTATAATCTGCTTGGCGTTCTTGCACAAGCATTGAGTCCAGACAAGGAGTTGGGAATGGGCAGAATTTTATATAACATAAGTAGCGTTTATAATTTACCGCTTTATGGTCGTTATTTTGTGCTAGTCATAATTCAGGCTTTATACAAATGAACGAAGAAGAGAAAACAGCTTCTCCAGCGAAAAAAATAACAATGGCCTTTATGCAAGAGGTGATGAATAATTATCTGGGCCCGCTTTGGCAATACGTACAACAAAATCCGAATCTCATCAAAACAGCCCCTGGTTTCCTATTAAAACCTGAGGAAATTGTTGTATACATTGGCCAAACTCACATCGCTGTAGAGTACATAGGATCTGAGATTGCTGAGAAGCTGAATTCTGACGGGTTACTGAACCTGAGATATCATGATTACTCGGTGAAAAAGTGCAATCTTTTCGAAAAAATCATTGGTTTTGAATATGACTCGACCGCAAGTCGTGTATCTTCAATGCCCTTGCCACCATTCAGTGAGGACCTAGTCTTCCCGACAAATAAAGGTTGGGAAAAACTCACAGAGTTGAAATGGAACTTTGCAGCTCAAAATAGCATTATGGGTTTTAACGTACCAAGCCCAGAACCTATGAAAGGGCAATTTACCAGAATCGTAAACGGAATGTTTTTCGACGCTGACGACTCTGGATTGAGGACCAGACATATAAAGTGGCTAGATTTCTTCCCTATCCATTTTGATAGTAGCGATGAAAAATTTGATCGCATCGGCTTCAATCTAGAGGAAATTAGAAAACTTGTAGAGTATGATGCTCACTACTCTTACCCTATGCCGGATGACTACAAATATATTCAGCTACCGAAAATAAATAGATTCATCGAAGTATGGGGGAGTTCCAAAAGCACGGAGCCTCATATAACTTCTCACTTATCTAAAGAAGAAAATAAATTTATACTAACAATGAAATTTGGAGCAAAGGATGTGTTTTCTGAATTGATTTGCGAATGGCAGAGCGAAAAAAGGAATGCTATAAGACCAGATTTTTTTGTTCTGCAGCCCAACGGTTACGCAGACATTGTCGAATTCAAACTTCCCGAAATTGACAAAGGCTTCATTGTCGGCGGTCAAAACAGAGAAACATTTTCTTCGTGGCTAAATTCATATATTTCTCAGACCAGGGTGTACGCTACCTACTTTGATGATCCGAACAATCGAAGATGGTTTGAAGAAAAGTATGGATTTAAAGTTCACAAGCCTCGCAGATGGCTCGTCGTAGGACGCAGAAGCGATTTTGAGTCTGATGTATGGCGGGAAATCATGTCAGATCATCAGGGCTTAGAGATAATAACTTTTGACGATTTGATAGATGGAGTTGTAGTGCAGTTCTATAAATGAAAGGCATTGAGGAATCAAAAAATCGTACGCAGTGCTTTAGGTCGGAGTCGGCCGAAAGGATAGAATAAAGTGCGATGCTTGGGATGAGCTAATATTGAACGGGGAGCTGGTCATGCTTGCAATGAAAATAAAGCTGACGCATTGGGTTTTGGTATTTTCTTCCAAGTTCCCTTGGCTTGTGCCGAGACTTTTGCGATTTCTCGGACAGAATTATGGCAAGCAAGATAGCGAGGTGATGCGTGAGATTTATAACGAAGAGAATCGGATTAAAACTGCCAGCATTTTTGAAGGCCGTGTTTCTTGGAAAGGTATAAGCTTTGTTGCGGAAATTGGAAGCGAGGATTTAGGGAGGCGCTGATTTATTCGATTTTTCGTCCCTGCAACGCTCTGGAGGCCTTGATTTATCTGGGGGCAACAGCTGGGTTTTAGAATAAATCAGCGTCTCCTTAGGAAAAGTCCACAAGTGGATGAGTGGCCAACCACGCGCAGGAGGAAATTACAGTTCGACACACGAAGAGGGTATAAAGAGCAAGAATTTGATTGGTGCCAGTTACAACAACTTAGGCTTCGTGTCTTTCGATCGCCCAACGATATTCTCAGTGGGGAGCATAAGTATTGCACCTCAACTTCCTAAAAGCTGCTACATAAGTCTTCTGAGGTTGAAAAACGGGGCTTGCTATATCTCTCTTTATGTGAAGCTTGATGACTCTGTCAAGTCGCTAGTTTCTGACGTCGACGTTCGCCACATTAGTCGATACAAAGTATTTCAATCGTTCAACCCGTTCTCCCCAAGATTTGCAATAACTGAACATCACGACAGAAGGTCTGTAATTGAAAAATTCTTATACAGAAAGGCAAATGAAGTAGTAGGTGAGGCTAAGCAAGCGGTCGAAGCGATGCTAGAAGCTTGGGGTGTAAAAAGGAAAGTTGATGAGTTTTCGTTGGTTGCCGATTTTTTCAGAGAGGGTACAGGCTCTTATTTTGATGAGCTTTCACTATCGGAAAGCGACGAGGCCAGCACTTCTATTGTAGTAATTGAACGTCACAGAGGCCGTTTTTTAATCAGCCCATTGAGCGAAGACACATCAGAGGAGTACATAGAAAACTACATTCCAAGCCAATTTGGAGTAGATGCATTTTTTTTGAAGAGCCAAGTGAGCTTAGATACTGAAAGCTATCGCCGCTATGATTTTAAGTCAATTGGGATTACTGATAATTACACCTATACAGCAATCCTGGCGGAAATATACTCACGCTTCCAGCGATGCACGAGCAAAGTAAGCCCTGTCTTTTTAAGCCACAATAAAAAAGAAGAGCGCGATCTAAAAAAATTGCTTGATGCAGGAGTTGAACTGAACGTAATTGAGGAAAGATTGACTGCTGTTGAAGAGGGGTTGCACTGGTGTGAAGAAAGATATCGCAAGTTTAATCGCGATAGAATACGTGCAATTCGGTCCCACGTGTCTTCTTTTCGGAAGGATGTAGAAAGGCGTCGGGACTTGAATAATGGGAAGCTGCAAGTAAAAAACTTAATTTGGATGCGGCGCTACTCGATAATGGTGTTTCTATTTGTGCTGGTTCAGATTACCTTATCCCTGCTCAATGTTGATTGGACGGATGCTGGCAGAAGTAAAAATCCGATTTATATCAATCTTTTCCATAATACTAAATGAATTTAATTCAGAGTGCCGATAAGACAGTAACACATAAAAATCTCTGTAAGTACTGGGACACGATGGCCCCAGCAACCGCGATTTTAGCTACTAGGGAGGCGCTGATTTATTCGATTTTTCGTCCCTGCAACGCTCTGGAGGCCTTGATTTATCTGGGGGCAACAGCTGGGTTTTAGAATAAATCAGCGTCTCCCTAGCTACTGGTGAGACGCTGTTTTTGGTCGATCTTCGCCAGTCGTCAATACGCTGTGCGTTGATCAGATCGGATGCAAATTTTCGCTCAACACGAATGCAATTTACTGGTCGGTGGCCGTGCAAATGAGTGGTCAATGCAATTACGCACGTGGCCCGACACCATCGTCACTAAGCAAAGCATCAGCCGCTTTTGCCCCGGCTGAAAATCCGCCGGGACAAAAGCGGCTAGCACTTTGATTTCGCATGCTCAGAGATCCCCATCAGACGTACCAGTCCGTCAACTGTACCTTTGCTAAGACCCACTTCCTTAGCGATTACCGTGATCGATAGCCCTTTCATGGCGGCATCCCTTATCGCCTTTCTAATTGGTTCTGGAACCTGCGCCTCGCCGGTTAGCGGGTTGATGTAGCTGCCTGCATGGTGTGTATTCATCAATAACTCTAGGCTTTTCTTGGCTTTTGATATCGCCTGACGCGATATTCCCAATCGCCTCGCCATCTCTGATTGGCTGATGCCCTCTTCGTGCATGAGCCAAACTTTTTCGCGTAGCCCAAGTGATGAGGGCTTACCTGTCGTCACAACGTGCAAGCCTGAGTGCACCTGGTCATAGGCGAGCTTTCTTATTTCCTGGATATCAGGGGAGCTGGGAGGCAGAAAATTGAACGCAAACTCAGATCTTCCCGACCTGCCGAGTGCAGATAGATGATTATGAAACGCAACCTTGTAGCGTAAGTCGGCATGGTATTTAGCCGATCCGGGCTTGTGTACGGCGCAGTACCGGTAGCTTAGGTTCCCCGCCACGATTTTCTCGATACGAAACCGCTCGAATACGACGCGTAGCTTTGCAGCCTCTGCTTTCGATATCAAAGTACTGGATGGAGAAAGCTTGAGGCTGCTTTCCAGCATCCAAGCGTCTGCTAGTCTGGCGTCCTGTTCTTCAGCAGAGAGCTGACACTGACCTGAACGGACAATTTCGCCCACCTCGTAACGCTGCTGAGCTACAAGCTCCTGCAGTCTGTTGGACCGAATGCTTACACGCCAACAAAGCTCACAGTAACCGCCATCCTGTGGACGGGTCCGGTCATCTATAGCGGCATCAAAGTCTCTCAATGCCTTTGTACGCAGGGGTCTGAAGTGGCGCATCAATCGAAACAAGTCACGTATAGATTCCAAAGCCCCGCAAAGCGATTCCGCACCCTCGAACGGCGCCCCGTTCGGGCTAAGCAAACTACGAATGGCGAACTCAATATTTGAGTCCCAGCGATCCAAGTTCTGGAGCTGCCAGTCGATCTCCGGCATATTTTTTGGTCTATCGGATATAACATCGCGAGCCAGAATATCAGCCATCTGAGCGCCTCCACCTGCCTCAGCGCTCGCAACGTAAGGAGCTGCATAAAATGGAGGTGAGGTATGGGCCATTTCCGACAGCCGAGCACCAGTCAGCAAACTCTTGGCCCACTCGCCCTCGTAGCCAGCTAGGCATTGATCAAACGGCGCATCCAAATTCGCCCTCACCAAAGGCCAGATGGGATAGCGCCTGGAGGTTAGGCTTGAGGATGCGTTAAGCCGGCCTAACACCGCTCTGTAGCCAGCAGCAAACTGGACTGAACAACGAGGATCGTGATCGTAGATGTTGAGCAAATTCGTCAGATAACCAAGGCGCGCCATGTCAACCTAGAAGTTAAAAACATTCGCCTCATTCTAGACGTAATTACTCGTAATGTTCTACCTACGTTACTCACTGTAGGCAAAGAAACATGACAACCGAAGAGCTAATTCTGACCAGCAACGGGGGCTCTCCCCTACTCTCACTATCGCAAGTCGCAGAGATCCTTCATCGCAGCCCTGAGGGTTTGCGCATCACATTATCGGGGGACAACGAAATCGCCCGAAACTTGAAACCCTGCAGGATCAAAATTGGTCGGCGCGTCTATTTCCGCGTAGCTGGCATAGCTCGCTTTATCGACGAAGCGTAAGACTAGCCTGTGTCCGCAGTGACCAAACTATCGCGACTAGTGGAACGGGCTTCCAGGCTCCCACCTACTCCGACGGTGGTATCACTAGAACCGGTCCGGTCTGAAAAGGTGCTGACAAGCTGGCCAGACGAAGTGAGAGGCGTACCCAATGTCACTCTCCGGTCTGCGCTTTTCGGGTCCAGTCGCTCCGCTAGCAACGCCTTCCTACAGCGCGCTGAAATTTACACTCAGAGGCCTACGCAAATGAGATATTCGGGACCACGGTTGGACCAGGGCGATTTAGATGTCTGGATCACGTTGTTGCATATCGCTCGCCAAAAGCAGATGGGGACATCGTTTAAAACCAGCGCATACGAGCTTCTGAAACTACAAGGGAAGACGGATGCCGGGAGTAATAGGAAAACTCTCTACAAGCGTTTGTTCCGGCTGGCAGCAGGCACGCTCGAGATAAGTGCAAAGTGTCATTCCTATACGGGAGGTCTGATTGACTCGATCCATAGAAACGATCAGGAGCAGAAGCTGGTTATCACGCTGAACCTTGAGCTCTCTAACCTATTCGGGCCAAATGACTTCACCCACATCGATTGGTCCGTCCGCAGGACTTTGAACTCTAAACCGCTAGCACAGTGGCTACATGGGTATTTCTCCACCCATGCTGAGCCCTACCCTGTATCAATTGGCACACTGATGATGATGGCAAGCAGCATCAATAGCTCTGCGTCCAGCCGTGAACAGAATCTTCGAAGAGCATTGGACGCGCTTAAGGACGCGAGCAATCTGCATGGACAGACGTTTAGCTACGAAATCAGCAGTGGCAACGTGTATGTCACAAAAACCCCAACCAGTAGCCAAGCCAGGCATATTGCGAGGAAAGCCAGCGGCTATGAGAGCAAACAATAGTACCGTAGCGTTGGATAGATGTACCGTAGCATTGGCTAGAAAATACCGTAGCGCCGGCTAGCAAATACCGTAGCACTGGATAAGTTACCCACAGGCCTAACTGGCTACAAGCCGTGTCCCTTGAGGGCTGCGCAGATAATGCACGCCCCCTTAATCCTTTTTAATCATCCTAATACAGCTTGGAGGCCACAATGATTGAGGTCGAAGCAGGTCGCGGCTACGTATACACTGATCTTAGCGACCCAGAAGCGGAGGAAATGCTGGTCAAAGCACAAACGGTCTCCTCAATAATCCGACTCATCGAGGAAAAAGGGCTGTCACTTGGTGACGCTGCACGACTGGCGTGCGTTCCACAGGTGCAGTTAAGCAAGCTTCTGATCGGTCGCTTTCAAACTAACGCCCTGAGCGATTTGGAAGAGATGCGCAAAAAAATCCGGGATGGCAAAAACACATGAC
It includes:
- a CDS encoding sensor domain-containing protein, with protein sequence MRGVTINISDRDALRLSEGKFASVFAQCPDAMIIASLVDGHILNANEAFVEQTGIAVDEAIGKTPTELDLWAVPGMGPNILVQLQNGDIHNLEIPFRRKNGQTFSGLMSAQPFDMGATPALLVIVRDITQLKQAQQQLQLSEEKFANAFHATPDGLSITRQKDGMLLEVNEGFCRITGYSEQHCLEHSTFDLGVWADLNDRHTMIERLKSHGQVRDFRTRLRDASGNIRICEVSSQPLVIAGEDCVLTITRDITQHQQMQEKLHLAATVFESTAEGVLITDTDQRITAVNRAFTEITGYGESDAIGLTPRLLASGQHDSAFYASMWHQLTAEGHWQGEISNRRKDGELYPSWLTISAVRSKDGLLTHFVAVFADISSLKQAQARLDYQAHHDPLTGLPNRTLFENRLQSALLHCEESGGLGAVLFLDLDRFKHINDSLGHPVGDLLLKGIAHRLKESLRDIDTVARVGGDEFIALLPGLLQPSDALTIANKLLACFNAPFEAGEHELFISPSIGSCLFPDDGTDVATLVKNADAAMYRSKAKGRNRVESYTRDLTVQASERIALEQELRRALDRNQFSLAYQPKICLLTQALVGAEALIRWSHPTFGDVPPENFIPLAEENGMILQIGDWVLEQACRQMGKWRKTRQPFGPLSVNLAGAQLRQPNLVEHIETLLADNGLVPGCLQLEITENFIMSQTQEALAVLHKLKTLGVQLAIDDFGTGYSSLSYLKRLPLDILKIDQSFVRGLPDDTHDAAIVRAIIALGRSLQLTVIAEGVETREQQQFLASEGCEQMQGYLTSLPLPAEEFSARFLLMNLSDVSDSTAVKPPL
- a CDS encoding site-specific integrase: MATIVKTDAGTWKALVRKTGWPANAKTFRTKRDAEDWARRTEDEMVRGVYIQRSGSERMTLAMALKRYLAEISPTKKPTTQRAEATKAKQLISHLGKYSMAALSAEIIANYRDSRLASITHRGKPTSNNTVRLELALLSHLYTVAIQEWGLGLSFNPVLNIRKPSPGQGRDRRLSAEEERRLLAAVNAHSNPMLGWIVRIALETGMRSSEITSLRRHQVDLKKRVVRLSDTKNDSARTVPLTRLATDTFQLAMSNPIRPIDCDLVFFGEPGKDDKRSAYAFTKTWGKLKTKLGMPDLRFHDLRHEAVSRLVEGGLSDQEVSAISGHKSMQMLKRYTHLRAEDLVGKLDKLETRNS
- a CDS encoding MarR family transcriptional regulator codes for the protein MADILARDVISDRPKNMPEIDWQLQNLDRWDSNIEFAIRSLLSPNGAPFEGAESLCGALESIRDLFRLMRHFRPLRTKALRDFDAAIDDRTRPQDGGYCELCWRVSIRSNRLQELVAQQRYEVGEIVRSGQCQLSAEEQDARLADAWMLESSLKLSPSSTLISKAEAAKLRVVFERFRIEKIVAGNLSYRYCAVHKPGSAKYHADLRYKVAFHNHLSALGRSGRSEFAFNFLPPSSPDIQEIRKLAYDQVHSGLHVVTTGKPSSLGLREKVWLMHEEGISQSEMARRLGISRQAISKAKKSLELLMNTHHAGSYINPLTGEAQVPEPIRKAIRDAAMKGLSITVIAKEVGLSKGTVDGLVRLMGISEHAKSKC
- a CDS encoding Shedu anti-phage system protein SduA domain-containing protein, producing the protein MNEEEKTASPAKKITMAFMQEVMNNYLGPLWQYVQQNPNLIKTAPGFLLKPEEIVVYIGQTHIAVEYIGSEIAEKLNSDGLLNLRYHDYSVKKCNLFEKIIGFEYDSTASRVSSMPLPPFSEDLVFPTNKGWEKLTELKWNFAAQNSIMGFNVPSPEPMKGQFTRIVNGMFFDADDSGLRTRHIKWLDFFPIHFDSSDEKFDRIGFNLEEIRKLVEYDAHYSYPMPDDYKYIQLPKINRFIEVWGSSKSTEPHITSHLSKEENKFILTMKFGAKDVFSELICEWQSEKRNAIRPDFFVLQPNGYADIVEFKLPEIDKGFIVGGQNRETFSSWLNSYISQTRVYATYFDDPNNRRWFEEKYGFKVHKPRRWLVVGRRSDFESDVWREIMSDHQGLEIITFDDLIDGVVVQFYK
- the trfA gene encoding plasmid replication initiator TrfA, with amino-acid sequence MLTSWPDEVRGVPNVTLRSALFGSSRSASNAFLQRAEIYTQRPTQMRYSGPRLDQGDLDVWITLLHIARQKQMGTSFKTSAYELLKLQGKTDAGSNRKTLYKRLFRLAAGTLEISAKCHSYTGGLIDSIHRNDQEQKLVITLNLELSNLFGPNDFTHIDWSVRRTLNSKPLAQWLHGYFSTHAEPYPVSIGTLMMMASSINSSASSREQNLRRALDALKDASNLHGQTFSYEISSGNVYVTKTPTSSQARHIARKASGYESKQ
- a CDS encoding XRE family transcriptional regulator, with the translated sequence MIEVEAGRGYVYTDLSDPEAEEMLVKAQTVSSIIRLIEEKGLSLGDAARLACVPQVQLSKLLIGRFQTNALSDLEEMRKKIRDGKNT